From a single Calothrix sp. NIES-2098 genomic region:
- a CDS encoding putative PAS/PAC sensor protein has protein sequence MNQEELNYNFEKIRQHIEALEKYIKESPMHHPEWVAALEVLTASIKNLEFFKEEMQADLQVFKVIEQELLQQYETIIAERKVYHDLFKFAPNAYLVTNAEGIILELNYTAAALLNVLPSLLIGKSLINFVSQDEHSYFLAKLKELLNVQSVQELEVTICPRGGQAFDALLLVKPGRETSGTLGALHISLHDITKYKRLPVSQQMPSSIAPVARPNGLDGLQVLFVDDEADTRELIAAVLMQHGVEVTTVATVAEALQELERSRPDVIISDIRMPDEDGYDLIRKIKALEAEKGWQIPAAALTAYLAEDRAKAINAGFQSHLHKLAAPTELIAMIAQLAGRE, from the coding sequence GTGAACCAAGAAGAATTGAACTATAATTTTGAAAAAATTCGACAGCATATAGAGGCATTAGAAAAATACATAAAAGAGTCACCAATGCATCATCCAGAGTGGGTTGCAGCATTGGAAGTGCTAACAGCTTCTATCAAAAACCTGGAATTCTTCAAAGAAGAAATGCAGGCTGATTTACAAGTATTTAAAGTTATTGAACAAGAACTGCTGCAACAATATGAGACGATAATAGCAGAACGTAAGGTTTATCACGATCTGTTCAAATTTGCACCTAATGCTTATTTGGTAACAAATGCTGAAGGCATAATTCTCGAACTAAACTATACTGCTGCGGCGTTATTGAATGTATTGCCCAGTTTGCTCATTGGTAAATCGTTAATCAATTTTGTATCTCAAGACGAGCATTCATATTTTCTTGCCAAACTGAAAGAATTGCTCAATGTTCAGTCTGTGCAAGAATTGGAAGTCACTATCTGTCCCCGTGGCGGTCAAGCTTTTGATGCTTTACTTTTGGTGAAACCTGGGCGAGAAACTTCTGGAACTTTAGGTGCGTTACATATTAGCCTGCATGATATTACCAAGTACAAGCGATTACCAGTTTCTCAGCAGATGCCAAGCTCGATCGCACCTGTTGCCAGACCTAATGGATTGGATGGTTTACAGGTACTATTTGTAGATGATGAAGCCGATACCCGCGAGTTAATTGCCGCAGTACTCATGCAACATGGGGTAGAAGTGACAACAGTTGCCACAGTGGCAGAAGCTTTGCAAGAATTAGAGCGATCGCGCCCCGATGTCATAATTAGTGATATTAGGATGCCCGATGAAGATGGCTATGATTTAATTCGCAAAATTAAGGCACTAGAAGCCGAGAAAGGATGGCAAATTCCGGCTGCTGCTTTGACTGCTTATCTTGCAGAAGACCGAGCAAAGGCAATCAACGCAGGTTTTCAATCCCACTTACATAAACTTGCTGCACCAACGGAGTTGATTGCCATGATTGCACAGCTGGCTGGGCGAGAGTAA
- a CDS encoding multi-sensor signal transduction histidine kinase: MQRPQRKTVTLEDIIITEELSRRNPRAANLLAENQALQALARQLVNQPQTMLQSLVDIALELCSAETVGVSLLEITAKGEEIFRWNVLAGELAEYVGGTTPRNFSPCGVCLDRGTPQLYAYPERYFTYLQAANTPIVEGLVLPLIADNHALGTIWIMSHDEQRHFDSEDVRVMTSLADLAAAALLLNQRQTQELLAKNAQLEAEAAERQRAEELARGSEAYFRAMMENLPGGAVFVVDRNLRYLLAEGEALHTAGFKSADLVGKTIFEALSPELAVNYEVNYRRALAGEPFEHEHDAHDRSFLSRGTPLRLPNGEVYAVLVVSYDISDRKLAEANLTFLAEISQDLARLTNIDETMNALGEKIGGYFNLSACVFAELSETAEIAVIDYTWQLSHMPSFIGTYRMQDFVTPEVLQLCRAGEAVVIRDVFDDPLVDGEQYAALNIRSFLSIPLVRDGEWRFLLVIYHTEPYDWRDDEIELTHELANRIWTRLERARAEAAVEADLRDTQMLHNLATRLIGEGDIQALYQEIVKTAIALTQADAGSFQFLDETTQELVIMATQGIDRTMAEHFHRLDASSNTSCGIALATGERTFINFDVPESEDPDGSQRMHKDAGLRCAQSTPLRSRSGKPIGMVSTHWREDRQLSDRELRFLDLLARQAADIIEQRQAEENRIQLIHEQAAREQERQRAETLAELDRAKTLFFSNVSHEFRTPLTLLLAPLQDTLSERTHPLPQEQRDRLELAQRNAMRLLKLVNTLLDFSRIEARRMEAVYEPTDLARFTTELASVFRSAIERAGLQLIVDCPPISAPVYVDREMWEKIVLNLLSNAFKFTLEGEIAIRLHLADGDRVTLQVEDTGTGIEPEQLPHVFERFYQVRGVQARTHEGSGIGLALVQELIKLHGGTVEVSSTLGVGSCFTVTIPLGTAHLPSEPIQATRTISSTALGATPYVQEAERWIGEDEGDKGEGGANSSLSPLSLPSAARVLIIDDNADMRDYLTRILSDRVEVQAVADGAAALATLNGRMPDLVLSDVMMPGLDGFELLKALRADPRTKEIPIILLSARAEEESVIEGLQAGADDYLIKPFSATELVTRVNAYLQMAHLRSEALHQERIINHKKDEVLSTVSHELNTPLVAILGWTRLLRSSQPSPAMLMKALETIERNATLQAKLVQDLLDISRITAGKIHLNLEPVELQAVIENAIATVRQSETKDIRLDCLLDPLPTIVQGDPERLQQIILNLLTNAVKFTPESGRIEVSLQTQENQAQIIVSDTGCGIDSDLLPYIFDTFRQADGVKKGLGLGLAIARQLVELHGGTIHAHSPGIGQGATFTVKLPLIRFTNSN; encoded by the coding sequence ATGCAACGACCTCAAAGAAAAACAGTGACGCTGGAAGATATTATCATTACCGAAGAGTTGTCCCGCCGAAATCCCCGTGCGGCAAACTTACTCGCAGAAAATCAGGCGTTGCAGGCTTTGGCGCGGCAGTTGGTAAATCAGCCCCAAACCATGCTTCAGAGTTTAGTTGATATAGCACTAGAATTGTGCAGTGCGGAAACGGTTGGGGTGAGTTTACTAGAAATAACAGCAAAAGGGGAAGAAATCTTTCGCTGGAATGTGTTGGCAGGAGAGTTAGCAGAGTACGTAGGCGGTACTACACCCCGCAATTTTAGCCCCTGTGGTGTCTGCCTAGATCGGGGTACTCCGCAACTTTATGCTTATCCAGAACGGTATTTTACTTATTTACAGGCAGCAAACACTCCCATTGTTGAAGGGTTAGTGTTACCGCTAATTGCAGATAACCATGCGCTGGGTACTATCTGGATTATGTCGCACGACGAACAGCGGCATTTTGACTCGGAAGATGTGCGAGTAATGACGAGTTTGGCAGACTTGGCGGCTGCGGCATTGCTACTAAATCAGCGACAAACCCAAGAATTGCTAGCGAAGAATGCCCAACTAGAAGCGGAGGCGGCGGAACGCCAACGAGCTGAGGAGTTGGCGCGGGGGTCGGAAGCATACTTCCGCGCGATGATGGAGAATCTACCAGGTGGGGCTGTATTTGTCGTTGACCGCAATCTGCGCTATCTACTTGCCGAAGGCGAAGCACTTCATACCGCCGGATTCAAAAGCGCAGATTTAGTTGGCAAAACGATTTTTGAAGCGCTGAGTCCCGAATTAGCGGTAAATTATGAGGTGAATTACCGTAGAGCGCTGGCTGGTGAGCCGTTTGAACACGAACACGACGCTCACGATCGCTCATTCCTCTCGCGCGGAACGCCGCTACGGTTGCCAAACGGTGAAGTATATGCGGTGCTTGTTGTTTCTTATGACATTAGCGATCGCAAACTCGCAGAGGCGAATCTCACCTTTTTAGCCGAAATCAGCCAAGACCTAGCGCGACTAACGAACATTGACGAGACGATGAATGCGCTGGGCGAAAAAATCGGCGGATATTTCAACTTGTCGGCCTGCGTCTTTGCCGAATTGAGTGAGACGGCTGAAATTGCAGTCATCGACTACACTTGGCAGCTCAGTCACATGCCAAGCTTTATTGGCACTTATCGTATGCAAGACTTCGTAACACCCGAAGTTTTGCAACTTTGCCGCGCCGGAGAAGCCGTCGTCATCCGCGACGTGTTCGACGACCCCCTAGTCGATGGCGAGCAGTATGCGGCTCTGAACATCCGCTCCTTCCTCAGCATACCGCTCGTGCGCGATGGCGAGTGGCGCTTCCTGCTCGTCATTTATCATACCGAACCCTATGACTGGCGCGACGACGAAATCGAATTGACCCACGAACTCGCCAACCGCATCTGGACGCGGCTGGAACGCGCCCGCGCCGAAGCAGCCGTCGAGGCAGATCTGAGAGATACTCAGATGCTACATAATCTCGCGACGAGACTGATCGGTGAAGGAGATATACAAGCACTTTATCAAGAGATAGTCAAAACCGCGATCGCGCTGACCCAAGCAGATGCTGGCTCATTTCAGTTCCTTGATGAAACAACCCAAGAGCTGGTGATAATGGCTACTCAGGGTATCGATCGAACAATGGCGGAGCATTTCCATCGGCTTGACGCAAGTTCAAATACCTCCTGCGGTATCGCGTTGGCAACAGGCGAGCGTACCTTCATCAATTTTGACGTGCCTGAGAGCGAAGACCCAGATGGTTCTCAGCGAATGCACAAAGACGCTGGATTGCGCTGCGCCCAGTCAACCCCATTACGTTCTCGTTCCGGCAAACCTATCGGCATGGTTTCAACTCATTGGCGCGAAGATCGCCAACTGAGCGATCGCGAGTTGCGGTTTCTCGATTTACTCGCCCGTCAAGCTGCCGACATAATTGAACAACGGCAAGCTGAAGAAAATCGGATTCAGTTGATTCACGAACAAGCTGCCCGCGAACAAGAACGCCAACGCGCTGAAACTCTAGCAGAACTCGATCGCGCCAAAACTCTCTTCTTCAGCAACGTTTCTCACGAATTTCGCACACCGCTAACACTGCTGCTGGCTCCATTGCAAGATACCTTGAGCGAACGCACCCATCCCCTGCCGCAAGAACAACGCGATCGCCTAGAACTTGCCCAGCGAAACGCCATGAGGCTGCTAAAACTGGTTAATACCCTGCTTGACTTCTCCCGCATTGAAGCCAGAAGGATGGAAGCAGTTTATGAACCAACCGACTTGGCAAGATTCACCACTGAGTTAGCCAGTGTATTTCGTTCCGCCATAGAACGGGCTGGGCTACAGCTAATTGTCGATTGCCCACCAATAAGCGCGCCTGTATACGTAGACAGGGAAATGTGGGAGAAAATTGTCCTAAATTTGCTCTCCAACGCCTTTAAGTTTACTTTAGAAGGCGAAATCGCTATCAGGCTACATCTTGCTGATGGCGATCGTGTAACGCTACAAGTAGAAGATACAGGTACGGGGATTGAGCCAGAACAACTGCCCCATGTGTTTGAGCGATTTTACCAAGTACGTGGAGTACAGGCGCGGACTCATGAAGGTTCGGGGATTGGTCTTGCTTTGGTGCAGGAGTTAATTAAACTGCATGGTGGAACTGTAGAAGTAAGTAGCACTTTAGGAGTGGGTAGTTGCTTCACAGTCACAATTCCATTAGGCACAGCACACCTGCCAAGCGAACCCATTCAAGCCACACGCACCATATCATCAACTGCATTAGGTGCTACGCCTTATGTTCAAGAAGCGGAGAGGTGGATTGGGGAAGATGAGGGGGACAAGGGAGAGGGGGGAGCAAATTCTTCCTTGTCCCCCTTGTCCCTTCCATCCGCAGCCCGTGTTCTCATCATTGATGACAACGCCGATATGCGCGATTACCTGACGCGGATATTAAGCGATCGCGTTGAAGTCCAAGCGGTTGCTGATGGGGCGGCTGCACTGGCGACGTTGAATGGGCGAATGCCGGATTTAGTTCTTTCTGATGTGATGATGCCTGGTTTAGACGGCTTTGAGTTACTGAAAGCTTTGCGAGCCGATCCACGGACAAAAGAAATACCGATTATTCTGCTTTCTGCCCGTGCAGAAGAAGAATCAGTAATTGAAGGACTACAAGCTGGGGCTGATGATTATCTAATTAAACCCTTTTCTGCTACCGAACTTGTCACCCGTGTTAATGCCTATCTGCAAATGGCACACCTGCGCTCAGAAGCACTGCACCAAGAAAGAATAATTAACCACAAAAAGGATGAGGTACTATCAACAGTTTCTCACGAACTGAATACCCCCCTAGTCGCCATTCTCGGTTGGACGCGGTTACTTCGTAGCAGCCAGCCCAGTCCAGCTATGCTGATGAAAGCGCTGGAAACCATTGAACGCAATGCTACTCTACAAGCTAAATTAGTGCAAGACTTGCTGGATATTTCGCGGATTACTGCGGGTAAAATTCACTTGAATTTAGAGCCAGTAGAACTGCAAGCGGTAATTGAAAATGCGATCGCTACTGTACGCCAATCCGAAACCAAAGACATTCGCCTAGATTGTCTGCTCGATCCATTACCAACGATAGTACAAGGCGATCCAGAAAGATTACAACAAATAATCTTAAATTTACTGACTAATGCTGTTAAATTTACACCAGAAAGTGGACGAATTGAAGTTAGCCTACAAACTCAAGAAAATCAAGCCCAGATTATAGTCAGCGATACTGGCTGCGGCATAGATAGCGATTTATTACCATATATTTTTGATACCTTCCGACAAGCTGATGGCGTCAAGAAAGGACTAGGTTTAGGACTAGCGATCGCTCGTCAACTCGTAGAACTGCATGGCGGTACAATCCACGCCCACAGCCCAGGTATTGGACAGGGTGCAACTTTTACTGTCAAGTTACCGTTAATTAGATTTACGAATAGCAACTAA
- a CDS encoding protein-arginine deiminase, producing MRTLLQVEDLNGRSPSSRERIREYEEVLVVGQPLQISLQNLAPANSKFVSLETQGEIEISSYAQSAIAIKTLIPLEEIPEVTLLARTFSDRIEDRSLQITFQDDVGRLLGQVRFHLTCLRICLDVDADRDGVIEENHPDKGEWKWGIHGHGAVLLVNSDRDVIYADSQYDGEENYIRGLLDLKDFSFIVIRKVGLRNLPAGYELYLSVNRGTAQRIRIYDELDRDGYELIGPRSTKAKIKDTDKDILLAIEALSYPDYDFDGKVEITLNLVKAGETVYSDRVVFRVAPWIMTPNTLPPITVYVSRLSDGFNAEFIEELRKVVGKANAQLDIVPYEFHQDDPWMQDEIEIGYAQAPGQFMHVVFDSPRDRGLIDFPKRQLLGIDFGYVTRKSRRQATKLDSFGNLEVSPPVTVKGVHYPFGRLIFGGTRKEIIPDKPRRMLKVLRDFLYGQKIQAPFEIFSDWLSVGHIDEFMTFVPAPTPKGFKLLLASPDKCYDVLKRLRDEGHSRLLLRQGKKLSRKPADISVAEILDNEKLTAENQSFQEHINWNREVLKQQLDLGEEDIIDIPGLFQDDGYGRAETFFPNMVNMIVLNQHLGIPKPFGPKLNDQCQFEAYVKGLLEPLGLVCHFIDDWDPYFRARGEIHCGTNTRRQPFAQKWWEIEPIES from the coding sequence ATGAGAACTTTATTGCAAGTTGAAGATTTAAACGGCCGTAGCCCAAGCTCAAGAGAAAGAATTCGGGAATACGAAGAGGTTTTAGTTGTCGGTCAACCATTGCAAATATCTTTACAAAATCTCGCTCCTGCTAATAGTAAATTTGTGAGTTTAGAAACTCAGGGAGAAATCGAGATTTCATCTTATGCACAATCTGCGATCGCCATCAAAACCTTGATTCCCCTAGAAGAAATTCCCGAAGTTACTCTACTAGCAAGAACTTTTAGCGATCGCATAGAAGACCGTTCTTTACAAATCACCTTTCAAGATGATGTGGGACGTCTCTTGGGTCAAGTTCGCTTTCATCTAACTTGTCTGCGGATTTGTTTAGATGTGGATGCAGATCGGGATGGAGTGATTGAAGAAAATCATCCTGATAAAGGAGAGTGGAAATGGGGAATTCACGGTCATGGTGCAGTTCTATTAGTTAATAGCGATCGCGACGTTATTTATGCTGATAGTCAGTATGATGGCGAAGAAAACTATATTAGAGGACTGCTGGATCTCAAAGATTTTAGCTTTATTGTGATTCGTAAAGTTGGTTTAAGAAATTTACCTGCTGGATACGAACTTTACTTATCAGTCAATCGAGGTACCGCCCAAAGAATTCGCATTTATGACGAATTAGATCGAGATGGCTATGAGTTAATTGGGCCGAGAAGTACAAAAGCCAAAATTAAAGATACTGACAAAGACATTCTCTTAGCTATTGAAGCATTGAGTTATCCCGATTATGACTTTGATGGCAAAGTTGAAATTACTTTAAATCTTGTCAAAGCAGGAGAAACAGTTTATAGCGATCGCGTAGTTTTTCGAGTCGCTCCTTGGATAATGACACCTAATACTTTACCTCCGATTACGGTGTATGTTTCTCGTTTATCTGATGGATTTAATGCCGAATTTATTGAGGAACTGAGAAAAGTTGTGGGTAAAGCGAACGCCCAACTAGATATAGTTCCTTATGAGTTTCATCAAGACGATCCTTGGATGCAAGACGAAATTGAAATTGGTTATGCTCAAGCACCAGGACAATTCATGCACGTAGTGTTTGACTCGCCACGCGATCGCGGATTAATTGATTTTCCCAAACGTCAACTTCTCGGAATCGACTTTGGTTATGTAACCCGCAAAAGCCGCCGTCAAGCTACAAAGTTAGATTCATTTGGTAATTTAGAAGTTTCTCCCCCAGTCACAGTTAAAGGCGTTCATTATCCTTTTGGTCGTTTGATATTTGGCGGAACTCGCAAAGAAATTATCCCAGATAAACCGCGACGAATGTTAAAAGTATTGCGCGACTTTCTCTACGGTCAAAAAATTCAAGCGCCATTTGAAATTTTTTCTGACTGGCTGAGTGTAGGTCACATTGATGAGTTTATGACTTTTGTGCCTGCACCGACTCCAAAAGGATTTAAGTTACTTTTAGCAAGTCCCGATAAGTGTTATGACGTTCTCAAACGCTTACGAGATGAAGGACATTCTCGGCTATTATTGCGGCAAGGAAAAAAACTTTCTCGCAAGCCTGCTGATATTAGTGTGGCAGAGATTCTCGACAATGAAAAATTAACTGCTGAGAACCAAAGTTTTCAAGAACATATTAATTGGAATCGCGAGGTTTTGAAACAGCAATTAGATTTAGGTGAAGAAGATATTATCGACATACCAGGCTTGTTTCAAGATGATGGCTATGGACGAGCAGAAACTTTCTTCCCCAACATGGTTAATATGATTGTGCTTAACCAGCATTTGGGTATTCCCAAACCATTCGGCCCCAAACTTAACGACCAATGTCAATTTGAAGCCTATGTGAAAGGGCTTTTAGAACCTTTGGGTTTAGTTTGCCACTTTATCGATGATTGGGACCCTTATTTTCGCGCCAGAGGAGAAATTCATTGTGGTACGAATACGCGCCGACAACCTTTTGCCCAAAAATGGTGGGAAATTGAGCCGATAGAATCTTAA
- a CDS encoding response regulator receiver sensor signal transduction histidine kinase, translated as MDSFTKSKKAASALDVFAGGSVMGELMRQHDWSKSILGPVENWPQSLKTSIRIILGSRYPMFVWWGQELLNFYNDAYIPVLGKRHPQALGELARDIWTDIWPLVGSQAEDVLNRGKPSWNEELLEIMERNGYQEETYFTFSYSPISNDDGRVGGVFCACTEDTRRVLDERRLRTLRELGAETAKANTIKEACNIATRVLANNPKDIPFALIYLLESESSAQLASTTNLAVGTLASPTAIELTSVPKSADCWSLNSVLATGESRVIKNLVERFGSLPGGAWSESPKTAIALPLIGAGQEILGFLVVGISPYRPFDDDYQGFFELVARQVTIAIVNAQAYEQERKLAVREVARSAALAELDRAKTVFFSNISHEFRTPLTLLIDPLADLLAGEHGALLPQQREQLALAHRNSLRLLKLVNTLLDFSRIEAGRIQAVYEPIDLAAFTVEIASVFRSAIETAKLQLIVDCPPLSSLVYVDREMWEKIVLNLISNAFKFTFTGEIAVSVHQIDDKVELKVRDTGAGIAPEELPKIFERFHRIRGVQARSHEGSGIGLALVQELVHLHGGTIKVESVWGKGTTFTVTLHTGSSHLPSEQISTRTLPSTLLDAAPYLQEAQQWQKQENLWHWGRHEVAASINSYEFSAGHILLVDDNADMRDYLQRLLQEQWQITAVANGADALAAISLQPPDLVLTDVMMPEMDGFQLLSALRADPKTKGLPIILLSARAGEEAAIEGLQAGADDYLIKPFSAQELIARIDSHLQMVRLRQELSSNRLKDEFLATVTHELHAPLVAILGWTRLLRSDRLDRSTALRALDTIERNANNQAKLIEDLLDISNILSGKVRIDRQPINLISTVGEVMQTMLSDAQAKTIQIKSQLTPRDICVCGDLMRLQQVFSKLLHNAIKFTPEGGLVEVRLNVVDAWATIQVSDNGIGMSADFLPHVFNRFTQAEVPSRHSPGGLGLGLAIAHQLIQLHGGTIEAASAGIGRGATFTIKLPLI; from the coding sequence ATGGATAGCTTCACCAAAAGCAAGAAAGCCGCTTCTGCTTTAGATGTGTTTGCAGGCGGTAGCGTGATGGGCGAGTTGATGCGTCAGCACGACTGGTCAAAAAGCATACTTGGCCCGGTAGAAAACTGGCCGCAAAGTTTAAAAACCTCTATCCGGATTATCTTAGGTTCCCGCTACCCAATGTTCGTCTGGTGGGGACAGGAACTACTCAACTTCTACAACGACGCTTATATTCCTGTGCTGGGTAAGCGACACCCGCAAGCTTTGGGTGAATTAGCTCGCGATATCTGGACGGATATTTGGCCTTTGGTTGGGTCGCAAGCAGAAGACGTACTAAATCGAGGAAAGCCTTCATGGAATGAAGAATTACTTGAGATTATGGAGCGCAATGGCTATCAGGAGGAAACCTACTTCACCTTTTCTTACAGTCCGATTAGCAATGACGATGGTAGAGTCGGGGGTGTCTTTTGCGCTTGCACTGAAGATACTAGGCGAGTATTAGACGAGCGCCGCCTGCGGACGCTGCGTGAATTAGGCGCAGAAACGGCAAAAGCCAACACTATAAAAGAAGCTTGCAACATTGCCACCAGGGTGTTGGCAAACAACCCTAAAGATATCCCCTTTGCGCTAATTTATCTACTAGAGAGCGAAAGCTCTGCCCAACTTGCCAGTACAACAAATTTAGCCGTCGGAACGCTTGCCAGCCCGACTGCAATTGAGCTGACCTCCGTGCCAAAATCGGCTGATTGTTGGTCGCTCAATTCTGTTTTAGCGACTGGTGAAAGCCGAGTCATTAAAAATTTAGTGGAACGATTTGGTTCGCTTCCTGGTGGTGCGTGGTCTGAATCACCAAAAACTGCGATCGCATTGCCGCTTATCGGTGCTGGACAAGAAATCCTCGGGTTTCTGGTTGTGGGGATTAGCCCTTACAGACCATTCGATGATGATTACCAAGGTTTCTTTGAACTAGTTGCAAGACAAGTGACAATCGCGATCGTTAATGCCCAAGCCTATGAACAAGAGCGCAAACTTGCCGTTCGCGAAGTGGCACGAAGTGCAGCCTTAGCAGAACTAGACCGCGCAAAAACTGTTTTTTTTAGCAACATCAGCCACGAATTTCGCACACCTTTAACATTGTTGATCGATCCCTTAGCAGATCTGCTAGCTGGAGAACATGGTGCGCTTTTGCCTCAGCAGCGCGAACAACTAGCACTCGCCCACCGGAACAGCTTACGCTTGCTGAAACTGGTAAATACTTTGCTCGATTTCTCGCGAATTGAGGCAGGTAGGATACAGGCAGTTTATGAGCCAATCGATTTAGCTGCATTTACAGTTGAGATAGCTTCAGTTTTTCGTTCGGCAATTGAAACAGCAAAACTGCAATTAATCGTAGATTGCCCACCCCTGAGTAGCCTTGTGTATGTAGATCGGGAAATGTGGGAGAAGATAGTTCTTAACTTAATCTCCAATGCCTTTAAGTTCACCTTCACCGGAGAAATTGCTGTTTCTGTACACCAAATTGATGACAAAGTAGAACTAAAAGTAAGGGATACAGGCGCAGGCATTGCCCCCGAAGAGTTACCCAAAATTTTTGAGCGCTTTCACCGGATACGCGGAGTACAGGCAAGAAGCCATGAAGGCTCAGGCATTGGATTAGCTTTAGTGCAAGAACTCGTTCACTTGCATGGCGGCACTATCAAGGTAGAGAGTGTCTGGGGTAAAGGAACGACATTTACAGTCACCCTACATACAGGCTCGTCGCACTTGCCATCTGAGCAAATTAGTACTAGAACACTGCCATCAACATTACTTGATGCTGCTCCCTACCTCCAAGAAGCACAGCAATGGCAAAAACAAGAAAATTTGTGGCATTGGGGCCGCCACGAAGTGGCGGCCTCCATAAATTCCTACGAGTTCTCAGCTGGGCATATTTTGTTAGTAGATGATAATGCGGATATGCGCGACTATCTCCAAAGGCTACTACAGGAACAATGGCAGATAACGGCTGTTGCTAATGGCGCAGATGCACTAGCTGCTATCTCATTGCAACCGCCAGATTTGGTGTTGACTGATGTGATGATGCCAGAAATGGACGGTTTTCAATTGCTCAGTGCATTGCGTGCCGATCCCAAAACCAAAGGCCTACCCATCATCCTGCTATCGGCTCGTGCAGGAGAAGAAGCAGCAATTGAGGGTTTACAAGCAGGAGCAGACGACTACCTCATCAAGCCGTTTTCTGCCCAAGAATTAATCGCGCGCATAGATTCTCACTTACAAATGGTGCGTCTGCGTCAAGAATTATCCTCAAATCGCTTGAAAGACGAGTTTTTAGCAACCGTTACCCACGAACTTCACGCACCTCTAGTTGCTATTCTCGGCTGGACTCGCTTACTACGTTCAGATCGGCTAGATCGGTCTACTGCTTTACGAGCTTTAGATACAATTGAGCGCAATGCTAACAACCAGGCAAAGCTGATTGAGGATTTACTCGATATCTCAAATATTCTCTCAGGTAAAGTCCGCATAGATCGTCAGCCAATCAATCTCATCTCTACGGTGGGTGAAGTGATGCAGACAATGTTAAGCGATGCTCAGGCTAAAACAATTCAAATCAAATCTCAGCTTACTCCCAGAGATATTTGCGTTTGCGGGGATTTAATGCGATTGCAGCAAGTTTTCTCAAAATTACTGCATAATGCCATTAAATTTACGCCAGAAGGGGGACTTGTTGAAGTGCGGCTTAATGTTGTTGACGCTTGGGCGACTATCCAGGTTAGCGACAATGGTATCGGGATGAGTGCTGATTTTCTTCCTCATGTCTTCAATCGCTTTACGCAAGCTGAGGTTCCCAGCAGACATTCACCTGGGGGTTTGGGGTTAGGATTGGCGATCGCACATCAACTTATCCAACTACACGGCGGTACAATTGAAGCAGCAAGTGCAGGAATTGGGCGGGGCGCAACGTTTACCATCAAGCTGCCATTAATTTGA